The genomic interval GGCGGCCTGCGCGGACGCGCCCTCGCTCATCGTGTGCTCCTGGTAGTCCAGCAGCCTCGCGTCCACGCCCACCGCGCCCAGCGCCTCGAAGAAGGCCGAGATCGGACCGTTGCCGGAGCCGGTCAGCACGGTGTCCGTGCCGTCCACGACCGCCTCGACGGTGAGGGTGTCGGTGCCGTCCTTGTCGGTGGTCGTCTGGCCGGAGCGCAGCTGGATGCGTCCCCATCGAGCCGCAGCGTTCTCCGGGTTGGGCAGGTACTCGTCCTGGAAGACCGACCAGATCGCCTTCGGCGTGACCTCGCCGCCCTCGGCATCCGTCTTGGCCTGGATGATCCGGGAGAACTCGATCTGCATGCGGCGCGGCAGGTCCAGCTTGTGGTCGTTCTTCAGGACGTACGCGATACCGCCCTTGCCGGACTGCGAGTTGACCCGGATGACCGCCTCGTAGGAGCGGCCCACGTCCTTCGGGTCGATCGGCAGGTACGGCACGGCCCACTCGATGTCGTCGACCGTCTTGCCTGCGGCGGCCGCCTGGGCCTCCATGGCGTCGAAGCCCTTCTTGATGGCGTCCTGGTGGGAGCCGGAGAAGGCGGTGTAGACCAGGTCGCCCGCGTAGGGGTGGCGCGGGTGGACCTCCATCTGGTTGCAGTACTCGCTGGTGCGGCGGATGTCGTCGATCTGCGAGAAGTCGATCTGCGGGTCGACGCCCTGGGAGAACAGGTTCATGCCCAGCGTCACCAGGTCGACGTTGCCGGTCCGCTCGCCCTGTCCGAACAGGCAGCCCTCGATGCGGTCGGCGCCCGCCATGATGGCCAGTTCGGCGGCGGCGACGGCGGTGCCGCGGTCGTTGTGCGGGTGCACGGACAGGCACACGTACTCACGGCGCGACAGGTTGCGGGACATCCACTCGAAACGGTCCGCGTGCGTGGACGGCGTCGAACGCTCCACGGTGGCGGGCAGGTTGAGGATGATCTCGCGGCCCTCTTCCGGCTGCCAGACGTCCATGACGCCCTCGCAGACCTCCAGGGCGAAGTCCAGCTCCGTGTCGGTGAAGATCTCCGGGCTGTACTGGTAGCCGAAGATCGTCTCCGGGTCCAGCAGCTTCTCGGCGTACTCCACGACCAGCCGCGTACCGTCCACGGCGATCTGCTTGACCTGCTCCTTCGATCCGCGGAAGACGACCCGGCGGAAGGTGGGGGCGGTGGCGTTGTACAG from Streptomyces spiramyceticus carries:
- the leuA gene encoding 2-isopropylmalate synthase, which codes for MSITVGRQTPITNATQMQKPSGMPIHKYGPYEAVDIADRTWPDNRITKAPRWLSTDLRDGNQALIDPMSPARKREMFDLLVRMGYKEIEVGFPSSGETDFNFVRSIIEEGAIPEDVTISVLTQAREELIERTVESLVGARRATVHLYNATAPTFRRVVFRGSKEQVKQIAVDGTRLVVEYAEKLLDPETIFGYQYSPEIFTDTELDFALEVCEGVMDVWQPEEGREIILNLPATVERSTPSTHADRFEWMSRNLSRREYVCLSVHPHNDRGTAVAAAELAIMAGADRIEGCLFGQGERTGNVDLVTLGMNLFSQGVDPQIDFSQIDDIRRTSEYCNQMEVHPRHPYAGDLVYTAFSGSHQDAIKKGFDAMEAQAAAAGKTVDDIEWAVPYLPIDPKDVGRSYEAVIRVNSQSGKGGIAYVLKNDHKLDLPRRMQIEFSRIIQAKTDAEGGEVTPKAIWSVFQDEYLPNPENAAARWGRIQLRSGQTTTDKDGTDTLTVEAVVDGTDTVLTGSGNGPISAFFEALGAVGVDARLLDYQEHTMSEGASAQAASYIECAIDGKVLWGIGIDANTTRASLKAVVSAVNRAARQ